Part of the Desulfohalovibrio reitneri genome is shown below.
CCGTAGGGCAGGTTCTTGGGCAGTTCGGCCGCGTAGCGGTCCAGCTCCAGGGCCTGGAGCAACTCGTGCGCGGTGGAGTCTATCTCCGCCTCGCGCCGGGCGTGGCGGCGGGTGCGCAGCAGGCAGTCGGCCAGGGTGTAGCCCATGCGGTAGTGCTGGGAGACGCGGATGTTGTCCAGCACGGACATGTCGTGCCAGAGGCGGATGTTCTGGAAGGTGCGGGCCACGCCCATGGCCGTGACCTGATGCGGCTTCTTGCCGGAGATGGACTTGCCGTCGAGGACGATTTCTCCCTCGCTGGGGGCGTAGAAGCCGGAGACCATGTTGAAGACGGTGGTCTTACCCGCGCCGTTGGGACCGATGAGTCCGATGAGCTCGCCGCCCTTGAGCCGCAGGGAGAAGTCGCTGACGGCGGTGAGGCCGCCGAAGCGCATGGTCAGGTTATTGGCTTCAACCAGGGACATCCGGACTACCTATTTGAACTTGAAGTATTTTTTCAGCCTGGGGAAGACGTCCGACAGTTCCTTATTGCCCATGATGCCCTCGGGCCGGAACATCATCAGCAGGATGAGGATCAGCGGAATGATGACCCACTTGAGGATCTGCAGGGGGCGCAGGGCTTCCAGCAGCAGGGTGAAGGCCACGGCGGAGATGACCGAGCCGGAGATGGAGCCCATGCCGCCCATGTAGACCATGACCATGGCCTCGGTGGACTTGAGGATGGTGAAGGAACCGGGGTTCACGTAGCCCACCACGTGGGCGAACAGCCCGCCCGCCAGCCCGGCCAGGCCGGAGGAGAGCATGAAGGTCACCAGCTTGATGCGGTTGGTGTTGACGCTCATGATTTCCGCGGCCACCTCGTCCTGGCAGATGGCCATGACGCCCTTGCCGTAGGTGGAGGTGACGTAGCGGCGGATGACCCACACGCAGAAGACCGCGGTGACGAAGCACCAGATGAGCATCCAGGGCAGCTCGGCCGTGGACTCCATGGCCGTGGTCACGCGGCGCATGCCCATGAACCCTCTGGCTCCGCCGATGGCGTCGATGTTCTCGATGGCGCTCTTGACGATGTAGTTGGCCGCGATGGTGACGATGGCCAAGTAGTCGCCGCGCGTCTTGAAGGAGGGGATGGCCACCAGCAGGCCGAAAAGCGAGGCCACGGCCGCTCCGGCCAGGAGCGCCAGGGGGAAGAAGGCCACGGACAGGGACTCGGGCAGCAGCGGCGCGCCGAAGACCGTGTCCTGGGCGAAGAGGGCCACGGTGATGAGGGAGGAGACGTAGGCCCCCACGGCCATGAAGGCGGCGTGCCCGCAGGCGAATTCGCCCATGTGGCCGTTGATGAGGTTGAGGGAGGCGGACATGATGACGTTGATGCCCATGAACATGAGCACCGACTGGGTGTAGAGGTCCAGTCCTCCCCCCTGGGCCAGGGTGACGAGCAGGCCGAGGACCGCGGCCAGGATGAGGGGTACGGTGAGGCGGCGCATCATGTCAGATCTTGGTGGTCCGGGCCATGCCGAAGAGGCCGGTGGGCTTGTAGGTCATGATGATCAGCAGGATGGTGAAGCTGATGAGGTCGCGGAAGGTGGACGGGAATACGGCCACCACCATGATTTCCACGAAGCCCAGCAGAAAGCCGCCCGCGAACGCCCCCCGGATGGAGCCGATGCCCCCGACCACGGCCGCGATGAAGGCCTTCCAGCCCACCATGGCGCCCATGTAGGGGTCGAGGATGGGGTAGGACATGGCGAAGAGCAGTCCGCCCAGCCCGGCCACGGAACTGCCCAGGATGAAGGTGAAGACGATGACCGTGTCCACCGGGATGCCCATGAGGGGGATGGCGAACTTGTCCCAGGAGATGGCCCGCATGGCCATGCCGATCTTGGTGCGGGTGACGATGAGGCGCAGGCCGATGAAGACGAGGACCGCGGTGAGGATGACGATCACCTTGAGGTTGGTGAAGCGTATCCAGCCGAAGTCGAAGATGACCTTGTCGATGAGTTCGGGGAAGTTGCGGCGCGAGGCACCCAGCAGGGCCAGGTTGCCATTCGACAGGATGAGGCCGCACATGAGCGCGGTGATGACCACGTAGAGGCGGTGCGCGCCCTTGCGGCGCAATGGCCGGTAGGCCACCCGTTCCAGGGTTACGCCCACTGCCGCCGTAAGGATCATGACCAGGGGCACGCTGAGCGCAAGGATGGCCCAGCCCGGCAGGTCGAAGGGCAGGGCGAAGGCGTAGTGCCCCAGGAAGAAGGTGGCCACGAAAAAGGCGATGTACGCCCCGACCATGAAGACGTCGCCGTGGGCGAAGTTGATCAGCAGCAGGACGCCGTAGACCAGGCAGTAGCCGAGGGCGATGAGGGAGTAGAAGCTCCCCCACTGCAGGGCGTTGAGGATGTTCTGAAGGATCGTCTCGATCACGCGGCTCCGCCTTCTCGCAGGAAAAGGGCCCGGGGAGCGGAGTACCCGCCCCCCGGGGGGAAGTCAATTGGCCGGGCCGCTAGGGGCAGACCGACTTGTAGAAGGTGAACTCGCCCTGGTCGTTGATCTTGACCACCACGGCGCACTTCACGGGGTCGCCGTCCTCGTTGAAGGACATGGTGCCGGTGATGCCCTCGAAGGAGGCCATGCCGCCCAGGGCGGTCATGACTTCCTCGCGCCGCTGCTCAAGCTCGCCGTTGAGGCCGGCGCGCTGGACGGCGTCGAGCATGATGTGGATGGCGTCCCAGGTCAGGGCGGCCACGTCGTCAGGGGTTTCGCCGTAGGCGGCCTCGTAGTCCTCGATGAACTCCTTGGTCTTGCCGGTGGCTCCGGCGGCGGCGTAGTGGGTGGTGAAGAACTGGCCCTTGCAGTCGTCGCCGCAAAGGTTCATCAGCTCGGCCGAGCCCCAGGAGTCGGAGCCCAGGATGGGCTTGTCCCAGCCCAGGTCGTGCGCCTGCTTGGCGATGAGGGCCACCTCGGAAT
Proteins encoded:
- a CDS encoding ABC transporter ATP-binding protein, with translation MSLVEANNLTMRFGGLTAVSDFSLRLKGGELIGLIGPNGAGKTTVFNMVSGFYAPSEGEIVLDGKSISGKKPHQVTAMGVARTFQNIRLWHDMSVLDNIRVSQHYRMGYTLADCLLRTRRHARREAEIDSTAHELLQALELDRYAAELPKNLPYGLQRKVEIARALSTKPKLLLLDEPAAGLNSADVEGLIKLIRWIHEKFDITIWMIEHQMTVVMNLCQWIQVIDFGRTIAQGTPEQIQSDPAVIKAYLGDDTL
- a CDS encoding branched-chain amino acid ABC transporter permease; amino-acid sequence: MRRLTVPLILAAVLGLLVTLAQGGGLDLYTQSVLMFMGINVIMSASLNLINGHMGEFACGHAAFMAVGAYVSSLITVALFAQDTVFGAPLLPESLSVAFFPLALLAGAAVASLFGLLVAIPSFKTRGDYLAIVTIAANYIVKSAIENIDAIGGARGFMGMRRVTTAMESTAELPWMLIWCFVTAVFCVWVIRRYVTSTYGKGVMAICQDEVAAEIMSVNTNRIKLVTFMLSSGLAGLAGGLFAHVVGYVNPGSFTILKSTEAMVMVYMGGMGSISGSVISAVAFTLLLEALRPLQILKWVIIPLILILLMMFRPEGIMGNKELSDVFPRLKKYFKFK
- a CDS encoding branched-chain amino acid ABC transporter permease, which translates into the protein METILQNILNALQWGSFYSLIALGYCLVYGVLLLINFAHGDVFMVGAYIAFFVATFFLGHYAFALPFDLPGWAILALSVPLVMILTAAVGVTLERVAYRPLRRKGAHRLYVVITALMCGLILSNGNLALLGASRRNFPELIDKVIFDFGWIRFTNLKVIVILTAVLVFIGLRLIVTRTKIGMAMRAISWDKFAIPLMGIPVDTVIVFTFILGSSVAGLGGLLFAMSYPILDPYMGAMVGWKAFIAAVVGGIGSIRGAFAGGFLLGFVEIMVVAVFPSTFRDLISFTILLIIMTYKPTGLFGMARTTKI